GGGCGAGGAGAGCGAGTCGCGGTTCTGGACGTCGAGCCAGCCGCGGGCGACGATCTCCAGCGGGCGGGTGGCCAGGTTCGTGGCGACCTTGCGGTAGCAGCCGTCGTCGGCCGCGGTCGACTCGCCGTGGCAGTCCTCCTCGGCGAGCGTGGTGATGCCCTGTCCCCGCCGCCAGTCGACGCGGGTGTCGTCGCCGAAGTCGACGAGCAGCGCGGTCAGGTTCGCGGTCGGCCGGTCCAGCGCCAGACGCAGGTCGACCACGGGTGTGCCGGACAGCCGCAGGTCGAGGGGGAGCGCGCCGGTGGTGAAGGCGAGCCTGCCCGGTTTGGCCGTGCCGACGTCGGTGACCATCTCGGTCTCCGGCATCCGCGTGTCGGTGAAGGCCGCCGTCGCGCCCCTGCGGGCGGGCAACAGGCCGAGCGAGCCGTCGGCCGAGGGACGCAGCGGCACCCGCGTCGCCCCGCGCGCCGGCCAGTCGTGCTGGGTGATCCACTGGGCGGGGCCGATCTGCACGTCCGCGCGGGGCTCGCGCATGATCCCGTTGTCCACCCCGAGCAGCCAGTGGTCGAACCACTGGTGCAGCGTGTCCACCCACAGGCCGCGCCGGCCCTCGAAGTCGAACGGGTCCACGTGCTGGTACTGGCCGACCCAGATCTTGCGCGGCACGCCCCTTCTGCCCAGCGCCGCCCACCAGGCGGAGAAGTTGTCGGGCTTCACGTTGAGGTCGTTGACCGTGTGGACCACGAACACGCTGGCCTTCACGTTCGCGACGTCCTTCTCGTAGTCGCGCTCGGCCCAGAACGGGTTGTAGTCACCCGTGTCGTCGCCGTCCTGCGCGTCCATCGCCGCCCGTACGGCGGCGCACTTGGCGTCGGGGTCGGTGTCGACCACGTTGGCCAGCCACGAGGCGTAGTTGTAGGAGTAGACGACCCCGCCCGAGCGCTGGTAGCGGTACCACGAGCTGATCGCGGAGATCGGGACGATCGTCTCCAGCCCCTCGACGCCCGTGGCGGCCACGGCGTTGGCCAGCGTGCCGTCGTACGACTTGCCGATCATGGCGGCCTTGCCGGTGGTCCAGGTGGCCGCGGCGGGCGTCCCGTCGGCGCGGTAGGCGGTGGCCCTGCCGTTCAGCCAGTCGACGACCGCCTTGCCGCCGACGACGTCGGCCTGCCCTCCGGTCGCCGGGCAGCCGTCCGACCCGGTGGTGCCGAGCATGTCGACGTTGAGTACCGCGTAGCCCCTCGGGACGAAGTAGTTGTCGTAGAACAGCGGGAACTTCACCAGGTCGCCCTCGGCGTCGTAGACCTTGCGCTCGCTCTCGTTGCCCCGGCCCGAGTTGTCGTAGTAGGGGCTCTCGTCGATGATCACCGGGACCTTCTCGGCGGTCCTCGGGCGGATGACGTCCACCCTGACCCTGTCGAGGCGGCCGTCGGCGTCGCTGTCGATCGGTGCCTCCACGTAGACGTGCTCGCGGATGGCGTCGGCGTAGGAGAAGACCGGCTGGGAGCGGTCGCCGGCGATCGTGATGGCGGTGGTGGAGTCGAGGGCGGTGGCCGGTGGGGCGGTCGCCGCCACGAGGGTCAACGCGATGAGGGCGGCTCGTAAGTGGGGCACGCGGGTCCTCCGTTGCTGGGGGGCTACTAGCGCAATGTCGGTGATCGGCGGCGCCCTGACAAGATCTCTCTTTATAGTGAACCGGCTGACCGGTATAGTTTCGAGGCATGCCACGACCGAGTTCGAGAGAGCGGCTGCTCGACGCGGCCGCCGAGGTGCTGCTCGCCGACGGAGCCGAGTCGCTGACGCTGGAGGCGGTGGCCCAGCGCGCGGGCGTGTCCAAGGGCGGCCTCTTCTACCACTTCCCGACCAAGCAGGCCATGGTCGCCGCCATGGTGGAGCGGCTCACCTCCGCCTTCGACGCGGCGCTCTCCACCGCGGGGAGCGAGCCGGGAGACTTCCTGCGCGCCTACGTCGCGGCGACGATCCCCGAGGACCACACCGCCGCGCCCGCCGACAGGGTGACCGCGGCACTGCTGGCCGGGGTGCTGGTCGACCCCGCGGGGCTGGAACCGCTGCGCAGGCGGTTCGCCGCGTGGCAGGCGCGGCTGGTCGACGACGGCATCGACCCGGCCGCCGCCACCGCCGTACGGCTGGCGGTCGACGGCTGGTGGGCCGTCAGGCTGCTCGGCCTCGGCGAGCCCGCCCCTGGACTGCACGAGAGCATCCGCCGCTACCTCATGGAGTTGATCGACCGTGCTGCGCGCGACTAAGGCCCTCATGCTCGTGACGGACCTCGGCTTCGTCGCCTACTTCTCGGTCACCGGGCTGGGGCTGATCCCGCCGCAGTGGGCCTTCGCCGACTACGCGAACCCGCTCATGGCCGACTGGAACTGGTCCTTCCTCTGGATCGACCTGCTGGCCAGCGCCACAGGACTGACGAGCCTCTGGCTGCTGCGCGCGGGCGGCGCGCGCGGCAGGGGGCTGATGCTGGTCTCGCTGGTGCTGACCATGGCGTCGGGGCTGATGGCGATCGCGTTCTGGACCCTTCGCGGCGACTTCTCGCCCGCCTGGTGGATCCCCAACCTCTACCTGCTGCTCTTCCCGATCCCCGCGATCGTCGCGCTGACCGCCCCGGCGGCCCGCGACGGAGGGGCTCCGGCGCAGACCGTAGAGTTGGGGCGGATCAGGGAGGATCGATGGTGGTCAGGGCAGTGGTGTTCGACGTCGGCGAGACGTTGATCGACGAGACGCGCATCTGGACGCGCTGGGCCGACAGGCTGGGTGTGACGCGGCTGACGTTCATGGGCGTCCTCGGCGGGATGGCCGCGCTCGACCGCTCCCACCGCGACGCCTTCGAGATCGTGCGTCCGGGGCTCGACGTCGAGGCCGAGATCGAGGCCTGGGCGCGCGACGAGCCCGAGAGCCTGCGCAACCACTTCGACGCCGACGACCTCTACCCCGACGTGCGCGAGGCGCTGGCCGGCCTCAGGGCGGCGGGGGTGCAGGTGGTCATCGCCGGCAACCAGCCCACCAGGGCCTACGACGCGCTGGTCGCCATGGACCTGCCGGTCGACTCCATCCACACCTCCGACGGGTGGGGCGTGGCCAAGCCGGCCCCCGCGTTCTTCGCCAAGGTCGCCGCCGTGGTCGGGAGGGAGCCCGGCGAGATCCTCTACGTCGGCGACAGGTTCGACAACGACGTGCGGCCCGCGGCGCGGGCCGGGATGCGCACGGCCCTGCTGCGCAGGGGGCCGTGGGGATACCTGCACGCCGACCGGCCCGAGGCGGCCGAGGCCGACGTGGTCATCGACGACCTGTACGGCGTGCTCCCCGCCCTGCGCCTGCTGAACGAGGGCGCCACGCCTTAAGGGCACGGGAAGGGGATCGTAAGGGGTGCGGGGCAGGGTGGATCACGTCGGAAGCGATCCACACCGAACCCTGAGAGGGCAGCCATGACGCAGACCGCCGAGTACGAGATCGTCCTCGACCTCGACGCCCCCCGCGAGCAGGTGTACGCCGCCTGGACCACGCCGCACCGCTTCGCCCGCTGGTTCGGCCCGCGCATCTTCACCACCCCCGCCGACCGCGTGGTCATGGACGTCAGGCCCGGCGGCGCCTGGCAGGCCGTCCTGGTCGGCGACGAGGGCTTCGAGGTCACGCTCGAGGGCGTCTACCGCGAGGTCGACGGGCCCGGCAGGCTGGTCTTCACCACCGGCGACCCCGACCACCCCGGCGACGGCCCCGCCTCGGTGGTGACCCTCACCCTGGAGGAGGGCGAGGGCGGCACCACGATGCGCTTCCACCAGTTCGGCGTCAACACCGACCAGGAGCACGCCCACCAGGCCAGGGCCGGCTGGCTGGAGTTCTTCGAGCGACTGGCCGAGCACCTGGCGGTTCAGGCCACGTCGTCGAAGGTCAGCTCGCGCCCGTGAGCGTGGGCGGCGGCGAACGCCTCCTCGCCGATCGCCGCCACGGACCTGGCGGCGATGCGCCGCACCTCGTCCTCCTCCGAGCGGGAGATGGGGGCGCGGTGCGCGAGCCTGACCGCCGCGGCCAGGCCGAGGAGCCTCGCGCTCTGCTCCGGCTCGGACACGGCGGCCAGGCCCTCGACGGCGAACGCCGCCGAGAGGGGGTCGCCGATCCTCCTGGCGGCGGCGAACGCCTCGAGGAACAGCTTCCTCGCGCCCTCGGCATCGCCGCGCAACTCGTGGACGAAACCCAGCTCGGCCAGGACCGTGGGCAGGAACAGCGGGGGCTCGCCGTCCCTCGGGACGCCGTCGAGCAGCCGGTCGAGATGGGTGCGCGCCAGCTCCAGCCGGCCGGCCCTGCGGGCCGCCACGGCGAGGCCCATCTCCGCGAAGACCCTCCCCTCGTGGTAGCCCTGCCCCGTGGCCAGCCGGAGCGCCTTGCCGCAGTGCTCCATGCCCCGTTCGTAGTCGCCGGTGTGCATGGCGATCCAGCCCACCCACGACAGCCGTCGCACCGCGTCCGGCCACAGCCCGAGCTCCTCGGCGATCCGCAGGTCCTCGGTGAACAGCCGGGTGGCCGCCTCGACGTCGCCGCGGATGTCGGCCAGCCCGCCGAGCCACTCGGTGGCCTGCAGCCGTCCCCATCTGTCGCCCAGCTCGGCGAAGAGCGCGGCGCTCTCGCCGCCGTCGCGCTCCAGCGCCTCGAGGTCGCGCACGGTGAAGGCGTCGCGGGCGTGCCTGCTCAGCGCCGCCGCCACCCCCCACCTGTCGCCCAGCTCGCGGAAGGTCGCCAGCGCGCTGTCGACCAGGACGCGCGAGGTCGGCAGGTCGGCGACACCGAGGCTGACGAACCACTCCGCCCTGGCCCGGTCGGCCGGATCGGCGAGGTCCATGACTTGCTTCCAGTCGACGTCCTCGCCGAGCAGCAGGGCGAACCCCGCGCTCCAGGCCCGCGCCCTCGCCCGGTCGGCGGCGGTGTCGTCTCCCGCCGGCTGCCCCGCCTGACCCGCCTGCGCCGTCGCCTGATCAGCCGCCCGGCCCGCCTCCTGCGCGGCCTGCAGCGAGCGCCGTGCCTCGCCCAGCCTGCCGCGCAGGAACCAGTACCAGGCCAGCGCGTTCACCAGCCGCAGGGCGTCGGCCGCGGGCGCCGCGTCGAGCGCCGCCCGCAGGTTCGCCGCCTCGGCGTCCAGCCGCCGCATCCAGCTTGCCTGCTCGGGCCCGCGCAGATACGACTCGGCCCGTACGGCGAGCGCCACGTAGTAATCGGCGTGCGCCTGCCGGATCCGCTCGACCTCGCCCGCGTCGTCGAGGCGGTGCAGGCAGTAGGCCGCCACCGACTCCAGGAGCCGGTAGCGCACTCCTGACGGCCCCTCCACGACCACCACCAGCGACCGGTCCACCAGCCGCGCGAGCGTGTCGAGCACGTCGACGTCGTCCTCCGCGCACACCGCCTCCGCGGCCTCCAGCGTGCAGCCGTCGACGTGCACGGCCAGGCGGCGCAGCACGACCCGCTCGGAGTCGGTGAGCAGGGTCCAGCTCCAGTCGATCATCGCCGTCAGCGTCTGCTGGCGCGCTGGGGCGCCGCGCTGGAAACCGGCGAGCAGCTTGAACCGGTCGTCGAGCCGCGCCACCAGCTCGTGGACGCCGAGCGCCCTGACCCGGGTGGCGGCCAGTTCCAACGCCAGCGGGATGCCGTCCAGCCTGCGGCACAGCTGCGCGACCGCCTCGGCGTTGCCCGCGTCGAGCGCGAACCCGCGAGCCGAGGCCGCGGCCCTGGCCATGAACAGCCGCACGGCGTCGGCCTTCGCCACGGTGAGCAGCTCGGAGCCCGCGGGCAGGTCCAGCGCGGGCACGCTCCACAGCGTCTCGCCGGCCACGTTCAGCGGCTCGCGGCTGGTCGCCAGGATCCGGAGGCCCTCCACCGAGCGCAGCAAGGTCTCGGCCAGCTTCGCGGCCTGATCGACCACGTGCTCGCAGTTGTCGAGCACCAGCAGCAGCCGGCGCCCCCGCAGCGCCTCGACCAGCCGCTCCATGCTCCGCGCCGAGTCTTCGCGGATGTCGAGCGCGACCAGCACCGCCTCGGCCAGCGACGGCGTGTGCCGATCGTAGGGGGCCAGCTCGACCAGCCACGCGCCGTCGGGGTGCGCGCCGGTGCGCCGCCGCGCGACCTCCAGCGCCAGGCTCGTCTTGCCCACGCCGCCCGACCCGGTGAGCGTGACCAGCCTGCCCTGCTCCAGCAGGGCGGTCACCTCGGCCACCGCCTCGTCGCGCCCGATCAGGTCGCTGACCGCGGCGGGCAGGTTCGTCATGGGTCGCTCGGCCCTGCTGCTCAGCGCGGGGTCCTGGCGCAGGATGCGCGCATGGAGCTCGGCCAGCTCGGGGGAGGGGTCGAGGCCCAGCTCGTCGGCGAGCTTCTCGCGGAGTTCGGCGTAGCCGGCCAGCGCCTCGCTCTGCCGTCCGGCCCGGTAGAGGGCGGCCATGTGCACGGCGCGCAGCCGCTCCCTGAGCGGGTGCGCGGCCACCAGCTCGGCCACCTCGACCGGCTCCCCGGCCGCCAGCCGCGTCTCGGCGAGCTCCTCGACGGCGCTCAGCCGCGCCTCCTCCAGCCGCGCGATCACCGGCCTCAGGAACTCGAAGTCGGCGAAGTCGGCGAACGCCGCCCCCCGCCACAGCTCCAGCGCCTCGGCCAGCCTGCCTTCCGCGGCGAGCGCCGCGAAGCGGGCGGCGTCGACCGCGCCGGGGGCCGCCTCGAGGGCGTAGCCGGGCGCGCGCGAGACCACCAGGTTCTTCGCGCCGGGCTCGGCCTCCTCCAGGGCGCGGCGCAGCTGCGAGACCCGCACCTGCAGGGCGGCCGATGGATTGCCCGGCGGGTCGTCGCCCCAGAGGTCGTCGACCAGCCGGTCGGTGGAGACCACCCGCCCCTCGGCGGCGAGCAGGTCGGCGAGCAGCGCGCGCACCTTCAGCCCGGGGATGGCGACGACCTGCCCCGCGTCCGTCCAGGCCGTCACGGGTCCCAGCACACCAAAGCGCATATGACCGACCTTAAAGGCACGCAAGACCGCCCGACGCCGCTCCCATGAACCCCGCTACTCCGCACTCTGCAGGCCGTGGGAGCGGGCCTCCGGCTCCTCCGGTACGGCGGCACGCCGCTGTCGGCGACGGGGCTCTTCCTGTGCCTCGGCGGGCGTCGCCCAGCCGATGGGGCCGGGCGACGGGATCACCATGACCGCCGCTCCCTGCGGGCTCGGCGGCGTCGCTGTCGGAGACCGGCGGGGAGTTCGGATGCCCGGGCGCTACCGAGATGCGGGCCAGTGCTCCGGCCTTCAGGCCGGGGAGCGCGTCAAGGCTGCTCGGGGTCGACGCGGACGGCGCGCTCCTCGGCCGACAGGTCGCCCGAGTCGCGCCCCACGTCCTCGCCGATCTCCTCGCTCTCGACGTCGGGCTCGAGCCCTTCGTCGGGGGACACGAGCCGGTGCTCGTCGCGGGGCGTCCGCTCGCGCTCAGGGGCCTCCCGCCACAGCCGCTCGGCGACGGTGTCCTGGTGCTGGGGGTCGTCCTCCTCGATCACGTGGTCCTGGCCGAGATCATCGGTCCACTCCTCGACCTCGATCTCCTGCTCGTCGCTCATGCCGTGGCGGTCCGGCGGTGTTTCGGTCATAACGGCTCCCTACCCCACACGCCGCCCGAAACCCTAGGAGCTTTGCTTCCTGACAGCCTCGGCCAACTCATCCTTGTCCATGGTGGACCTGCCGGGGATGTCGGCCTCCCGGGCCCGCTTGTAGAACTGTTCCTTGGAGGTCGGCGGGCGCAGGGCGAGCAGTTCGGTCTCTTTGCGCTCCTTGAACGCCTTGCCGAGCTGCTCCAGCCGCTGCCGGCTGCTCGCCTCGCGAAGGGCGGGGAGGATCTCGCCCTCCTCCTCCTCGACGTGGTGCTTCACGGACTCGACGAGCTTGACGAGCGTCTCGGAGAAGTCAGGGGTTCCGGGAGTGGCGTGCTTCAGCGCGTCGAGGAGGACCTCGGCCTCCTTGTGCTCCTCCACGCCGTGGTGCGCCTCGGCGGACCGGACCTCGGGGTAGACCCGGTCCTCCTCGGCCCTGGCGTGGGCGGTGAGCAGGGCGGCCAGTTCGGTCACGTCGGCCTCGGGGTCGCCCCGCCCGCTGGTGAGCCGCTCGAACAGCGCCTCGATCGCGCGGTGGTCACTGGTGATCAGCGTGATGACGTCGGTTCCCATGGGGGCGCGTGCTACCCAGGCGATCAGCGTCCAATCGCCGCGCCGATCCGCGCGCGCGGATCGGCCGCGCCCGCGAGCACCCCGCCGGGCAGGACGTCGATGAGGTGCGCGTGCCCGAAACCCGTCCCGTACGGCATGCCCGCCACCGGATGTCCGAGCGCGGACAGGCCGTCGCCCCAGCCCGCGCCCTCCTCCAGCTCCATGACCGTCGCGTCGGGCTCGTCCCAGGTGTCGAAGCCGGTGCCGCCGGTGCCCAGCCGCCAGCGGGGCGCGGCGATCGCCTCTCCCGGTGTCTGGCCGTGCCTGAGCAGGCGGGTGATGACCTGGAGCAGGATCTGCGGTTGCGCGTCGCCGCCCATG
This window of the Nonomuraea africana genome carries:
- a CDS encoding DUF5709 domain-containing protein, producing the protein MTETPPDRHGMSDEQEIEVEEWTDDLGQDHVIEEDDPQHQDTVAERLWREAPERERTPRDEHRLVSPDEGLEPDVESEEIGEDVGRDSGDLSAEERAVRVDPEQP
- a CDS encoding TetR/AcrR family transcriptional regulator, producing MPRPSSRERLLDAAAEVLLADGAESLTLEAVAQRAGVSKGGLFYHFPTKQAMVAAMVERLTSAFDAALSTAGSEPGDFLRAYVAATIPEDHTAAPADRVTAALLAGVLVDPAGLEPLRRRFAAWQARLVDDGIDPAAATAVRLAVDGWWAVRLLGLGEPAPGLHESIRRYLMELIDRAARD
- a CDS encoding HAD family hydrolase, whose amino-acid sequence is MVVRAVVFDVGETLIDETRIWTRWADRLGVTRLTFMGVLGGMAALDRSHRDAFEIVRPGLDVEAEIEAWARDEPESLRNHFDADDLYPDVREALAGLRAAGVQVVIAGNQPTRAYDALVAMDLPVDSIHTSDGWGVAKPAPAFFAKVAAVVGREPGEILYVGDRFDNDVRPAARAGMRTALLRRGPWGYLHADRPEAAEADVVIDDLYGVLPALRLLNEGATP
- a CDS encoding SRPBCC family protein, translated to MTQTAEYEIVLDLDAPREQVYAAWTTPHRFARWFGPRIFTTPADRVVMDVRPGGAWQAVLVGDEGFEVTLEGVYREVDGPGRLVFTTGDPDHPGDGPASVVTLTLEEGEGGTTMRFHQFGVNTDQEHAHQARAGWLEFFERLAEHLAVQATSSKVSSRP
- a CDS encoding Xaa-Pro dipeptidyl-peptidase, which translates into the protein MPHLRAALIALTLVAATAPPATALDSTTAITIAGDRSQPVFSYADAIREHVYVEAPIDSDADGRLDRVRVDVIRPRTAEKVPVIIDESPYYDNSGRGNESERKVYDAEGDLVKFPLFYDNYFVPRGYAVLNVDMLGTTGSDGCPATGGQADVVGGKAVVDWLNGRATAYRADGTPAAATWTTGKAAMIGKSYDGTLANAVAATGVEGLETIVPISAISSWYRYQRSGGVVYSYNYASWLANVVDTDPDAKCAAVRAAMDAQDGDDTGDYNPFWAERDYEKDVANVKASVFVVHTVNDLNVKPDNFSAWWAALGRRGVPRKIWVGQYQHVDPFDFEGRRGLWVDTLHQWFDHWLLGVDNGIMREPRADVQIGPAQWITQHDWPARGATRVPLRPSADGSLGLLPARRGATAAFTDTRMPETEMVTDVGTAKPGRLAFTTGALPLDLRLSGTPVVDLRLALDRPTANLTALLVDFGDDTRVDWRRGQGITTLAEEDCHGESTAADDGCYRKVATNLATRPLEIVARGWLDVQNRDSLSSPSPLTPGTFAQVEWETLPHDYVFKKGHRLALVLAGTDATYSGERATGAAVTVDLGRSKVTVPFAVSAPPAELPADASRWRGPREIELPTPETAFH
- a CDS encoding hemerythrin domain-containing protein → MGTDVITLITSDHRAIEALFERLTSGRGDPEADVTELAALLTAHARAEEDRVYPEVRSAEAHHGVEEHKEAEVLLDALKHATPGTPDFSETLVKLVESVKHHVEEEEGEILPALREASSRQRLEQLGKAFKERKETELLALRPPTSKEQFYKRAREADIPGRSTMDKDELAEAVRKQSS
- a CDS encoding BTAD domain-containing putative transcriptional regulator, whose amino-acid sequence is MRFGVLGPVTAWTDAGQVVAIPGLKVRALLADLLAAEGRVVSTDRLVDDLWGDDPPGNPSAALQVRVSQLRRALEEAEPGAKNLVVSRAPGYALEAAPGAVDAARFAALAAEGRLAEALELWRGAAFADFADFEFLRPVIARLEEARLSAVEELAETRLAAGEPVEVAELVAAHPLRERLRAVHMAALYRAGRQSEALAGYAELREKLADELGLDPSPELAELHARILRQDPALSSRAERPMTNLPAAVSDLIGRDEAVAEVTALLEQGRLVTLTGSGGVGKTSLALEVARRRTGAHPDGAWLVELAPYDRHTPSLAEAVLVALDIREDSARSMERLVEALRGRRLLLVLDNCEHVVDQAAKLAETLLRSVEGLRILATSREPLNVAGETLWSVPALDLPAGSELLTVAKADAVRLFMARAAASARGFALDAGNAEAVAQLCRRLDGIPLALELAATRVRALGVHELVARLDDRFKLLAGFQRGAPARQQTLTAMIDWSWTLLTDSERVVLRRLAVHVDGCTLEAAEAVCAEDDVDVLDTLARLVDRSLVVVVEGPSGVRYRLLESVAAYCLHRLDDAGEVERIRQAHADYYVALAVRAESYLRGPEQASWMRRLDAEAANLRAALDAAPAADALRLVNALAWYWFLRGRLGEARRSLQAAQEAGRAADQATAQAGQAGQPAGDDTAADRARARAWSAGFALLLGEDVDWKQVMDLADPADRARAEWFVSLGVADLPTSRVLVDSALATFRELGDRWGVAAALSRHARDAFTVRDLEALERDGGESAALFAELGDRWGRLQATEWLGGLADIRGDVEAATRLFTEDLRIAEELGLWPDAVRRLSWVGWIAMHTGDYERGMEHCGKALRLATGQGYHEGRVFAEMGLAVAARRAGRLELARTHLDRLLDGVPRDGEPPLFLPTVLAELGFVHELRGDAEGARKLFLEAFAAARRIGDPLSAAFAVEGLAAVSEPEQSARLLGLAAAVRLAHRAPISRSEEDEVRRIAARSVAAIGEEAFAAAHAHGRELTFDDVA
- a CDS encoding DUF5360 family protein; the protein is MLRATKALMLVTDLGFVAYFSVTGLGLIPPQWAFADYANPLMADWNWSFLWIDLLASATGLTSLWLLRAGGARGRGLMLVSLVLTMASGLMAIAFWTLRGDFSPAWWIPNLYLLLFPIPAIVALTAPAARDGGAPAQTVELGRIREDRWWSGQWCSTSARR